In one Corallococcus sp. EGB genomic region, the following are encoded:
- a CDS encoding winged helix-turn-helix domain-containing protein, with the protein MSRLEPREGQRSQPEACFRTTDDRRLRDRCQAVLITARSCPQQQIAEDLGTTTRNVQRFLARYRAGGLAGLKIQWATGKTPVIPEHLAPTLLNWIRQGRLSCLKRANWTHVALADFLHRQTGIRVRETAMGDFFRRHGIRLQRPTYRFLSAGPARQQQGLRELSGKNAYRRRSYCLP; encoded by the coding sequence ATGAGCCGACTGGAGCCGAGGGAGGGACAGAGGAGCCAGCCGGAAGCGTGCTTTCGAACGACGGATGACCGCCGATTGCGCGACAGGTGCCAGGCAGTGCTGATAACCGCCCGGAGCTGTCCTCAGCAGCAGATTGCCGAGGACCTGGGGACGACGACGCGCAATGTGCAGCGCTTCCTGGCTCGCTACCGCGCTGGTGGCCTGGCAGGGCTGAAGATTCAGTGGGCGACAGGCAAGACGCCTGTCATTCCAGAGCACCTGGCGCCCACCCTGCTGAATTGGATTCGTCAGGGCCGCCTGTCTTGCCTCAAGCGCGCGAACTGGACGCACGTCGCCCTGGCCGACTTTCTCCACCGGCAGACAGGCATTCGCGTGCGTGAGACGGCCATGGGCGACTTCTTCCGCCGCCATGGCATCCGGCTCCAGCGGCCCACCTACCGCTTTCTGAGCGCAGGCCCGGCTCGGCAGCAGCAAGGCCTGCGGGAGTTGAGCGGAAAAAACGCCTATCGCAGACGCAGCTATTGCCTTCCCTGA
- a CDS encoding peptidylprolyl isomerase codes for MQSPVRALRGALLLFALCSCEGRPGDVPAPTASRLPLPPGVVARFDGGVVTREEMDREARRLPPALREQFGSEAGQTEFAWSLVDKRLLVEEARRRGLSNREDIVRQVRELEERLIVQALLADESKAAVAPGEQELRAWYEANRDEFAQPERLRLGRVLARFENPGNAVDRARARGRAEQFARRLQAKEPLAQVQSSGDGPERARGGDLGLFARGELPDRKMEAAAFALQAPGQVSPVVETAEGFAVLQLLERRPARMPPFEEVRAEVEGRVAPVRQRRVFDALRARLRSGSDVQVEVTARP; via the coding sequence TTGCAATCGCCTGTTCGCGCCCTCCGTGGCGCGCTCCTGTTGTTCGCGCTGTGCTCCTGCGAGGGGCGACCCGGCGACGTCCCGGCGCCCACCGCGTCCAGGCTGCCGCTTCCTCCCGGCGTGGTGGCGCGTTTCGACGGCGGCGTCGTCACCCGGGAGGAGATGGATCGGGAGGCGCGACGGCTTCCCCCGGCCCTACGTGAGCAGTTCGGGAGCGAGGCCGGTCAGACGGAGTTCGCGTGGTCGCTCGTGGACAAGCGGCTGCTGGTGGAGGAGGCGCGGCGCCGCGGGCTCTCCAACCGGGAGGACATCGTCCGGCAGGTGCGCGAATTGGAGGAGCGGCTCATCGTTCAGGCGCTCCTTGCGGACGAGTCGAAGGCAGCTGTCGCTCCAGGTGAGCAGGAGTTGCGCGCCTGGTACGAAGCCAATCGGGACGAATTCGCGCAGCCGGAGCGGCTCCGCCTTGGGCGCGTGCTGGCCCGCTTCGAGAACCCGGGCAATGCGGTGGACCGGGCCCGGGCACGCGGCCGTGCGGAGCAGTTCGCGAGGCGGCTCCAGGCGAAGGAGCCGCTCGCCCAGGTGCAGTCCAGCGGGGATGGGCCCGAGCGCGCGCGGGGAGGTGACCTGGGCCTGTTCGCCCGCGGTGAGTTGCCGGACCGAAAGATGGAGGCGGCTGCGTTCGCCCTCCAGGCACCGGGACAGGTCTCGCCGGTGGTGGAGACGGCTGAGGGGTTCGCGGTGCTGCAGTTGCTGGAGCGGCGTCCCGCGCGGATGCCGCCATTCGAGGAAGTGCGGGCGGAGGTCGAGGGGCGGGTGGCGCCGGTACGGCAGCGCAGGGTGTTCGATGCGCTGCGTGCGCGGCTGCGAAGTGGTTCGGACGTGCAGGTCGAGGTCACGGCGCGTCCCTGA
- a CDS encoding peptidylprolyl isomerase, which translates to MNIAKIIATSTTALLLLNACKGSGTSQEGSANDPVVARVGPGTITASEFQARMNEQPPLIRSRYGSLEMKKEFLDTLVRFEVLAQEARRQGLEKDPEFQAAVEKLLVQRWVQKQAASTTPTPPSDEEVRKYYEEHLTEFSRPEKVRVSQVFLAAAEGDPKRGAVKAEADKLLADVRKQDAGPVKTAFGEQVRKRSDDATSRDAGGDLGLLTREELAARWGQPMADTAFGLQTLGELGLVASPRGMHLLKLVARQPGFSQTVEQVKPRIESRLMAEKRSKSMDELVAGLMSKTKVEVDDKVLGSLSVDKDGLGVAQPSP; encoded by the coding sequence ATGAATATCGCTAAAATCATTGCGACATCCACAACAGCCCTGTTGCTGCTGAATGCATGCAAGGGTTCAGGAACGTCTCAAGAGGGGAGCGCGAATGACCCAGTCGTGGCCCGGGTCGGTCCGGGCACCATCACGGCTAGTGAATTCCAAGCCAGAATGAACGAGCAGCCGCCCTTGATCCGTTCTCGCTATGGCTCGCTGGAAATGAAAAAGGAGTTCCTTGACACCCTCGTGCGCTTCGAGGTGCTGGCGCAGGAGGCCCGGCGTCAGGGGTTGGAGAAAGACCCTGAGTTCCAGGCCGCAGTGGAGAAACTGCTGGTCCAGCGGTGGGTCCAGAAGCAGGCCGCGAGCACAACGCCAACGCCGCCATCCGACGAAGAGGTGCGCAAGTATTATGAGGAACACCTTACGGAATTTTCCCGGCCTGAGAAGGTGCGAGTCAGCCAGGTCTTTCTTGCTGCCGCAGAGGGAGACCCGAAGCGCGGGGCGGTGAAGGCGGAAGCCGACAAGCTGCTGGCGGACGTGCGCAAGCAGGACGCGGGGCCAGTGAAAACCGCCTTTGGGGAGCAGGTCCGGAAGCGTTCGGATGATGCGACATCGCGCGACGCGGGCGGGGACCTGGGGTTGCTGACCCGGGAGGAACTGGCGGCGAGATGGGGCCAGCCGATGGCGGACACGGCATTCGGCCTTCAGACGCTGGGCGAATTGGGGCTGGTGGCATCCCCCCGGGGCATGCATCTGCTGAAGCTCGTGGCCCGTCAGCCAGGCTTCTCGCAGACCGTGGAGCAGGTGAAGCCTCGCATCGAAAGCCGCCTCATGGCGGAAAAGCGCTCGAAGTCCATGGATGAACTGGTGGCCGGGCTGATGAGCAAGACGAAAGTGGAGGTCGACGACAAGGTGCTTGGAAGCCTTTCCGTTGACAAGGATGGCTTGGGAGTCGCGCAACCCTCGCCCTGA